From the genome of Jannaschia sp. S6380:
CGGATCGCGCGCGAGACCTTGGACACGGTCGCCGCGCAGGCCGAATCCGTACAGGAAACGGTGCTGGACGAGTTGGCCGATATCAGCGACGCGGACGACGTGCCGCTTCTGGGCGAAGAAGGCTAGACGGGCCGTCCGCCCGCGGCGGCGTAGGCCATGTCGATCACCTGCTGCGTCCCGCGCGCATCCTCCAGCGTCCAAAGATATGGCGTGCCGTTCCGCGCGGCATCCACGAACGCCTCGACCTGCAGGACATATTGGTCCACCCCCGGCCAGGATCGCGAATGCCGGACCCCGTCCCGACCGCGCCAATCCACCTGTGCCTCGCCGAAGCGGGCGGCGTTGAACGGCGCGTTCAGGCGGATCAGCCCGGCCTCGCCGTGAAACAGCATGAACTGCTCGGGCAATAGGCGCATCGAATTGACCCAATGGGCAGTGAAATCCGGAAACCGCGCCGAGACACGGGCGAGCGTGTCGCACCCATTCTCCCAGTCGATATCGGCATGGGTGATCCGCTCGGGTTCCGCCCCGGTGGCCCAACGTGTGGCGCCATAGGTATAGACACCGATGTCCGGCAAAGCCCCGCCGCCGGTCGCAGCCGCGTTGCGGATGTTCCCCGGATCGGCCGAATTGTCGTAGGTGAACACCCCTTCCACATGGCGCAGACGCCCGATCGCACCGTCGCGTAGCAGGTCGCGGACGAAATGCCATTGGGGGTGATGCACGATCATGTACGCTTCGGCACATAGACGGCCGCTGGCGTCGCGCGCCGCGATTAGGGGTGCGATCTCGTCGGCATGCATGGCGACCGGCTTCTCGACCAGAACGTGCTTGCCGGCCTCCAGCGCGCGGATGGCCCATTCGACATGCATCGTGTGCGGCAGAGGGATGTAGACGGCGTCGATCTCCGGCGCATCCAGCAGGGCCGCGTAATCGCGATGCACGGCGAGGTCGGGAACCCGGTCGCGAAAGGCTGCCGCCTTGTCGGGTGCGCGCGTGGCCAAGGCCGACAGGCGGCTGCCACGCGCAAGGTGCAGCGCCGGCGCCATTTCACGGCGTGCGAAAGACGATGCCCCCAGGATGCCCCATCGGATCGCATCGGTCATGCCGCCCCCCTTCCCGTCGCGAACCATCGTGGCAAGACGCCGCAGGCCGTCATTTCAACTGACTGTCCTTGCTGCCCCGCCGGTTGATGCCGGCGCGGGGCGTGTTGCGGTCGTCGCGACCCGTCTGGCAGTCGACGCACAGCTTGACGCCCGGAACGGCAGCGCGGCGTGCCTCGGGGATCGGCTCCTCGCATTCGGCGCAATGGGTGAAGCTCTCGCCGGACGGACCCGACCGGGCCCGCATCCGCGCCAGTTCGTCGGCGATCGATGCTTCGATCTGCTCGCTGACCGCGCCGTCCTTCGCCCAACCGCCTGCCATCTCCGAGCCCTCCTGCATATCAATCTGCGCCGACACCCGGCGGTGGGCAAGCCTCAGCGGCGGAGTTCCACCACCGGGGCGAAACCGCCATAGATCATACGCTTTCCGTCGAACGGCATCTCGGCCATGTCCGGCGCGAAATCGGGCGCCATCATCTTCGCGTTCGCGGCGTCGTGCGTCGCCTTGTCGGGCCATTCGATCCACGAAAACACGACCGTCTCGCCCGGTTTGGCCTTCACGGCCATCGGGAAGGACGTGACCTCGCCATCGGGTACCTCGTCGCCCCAGGTCTCGATCTGCGCCAGCGCGCCCATCGGCTTGAAGATGACCTCCCAAGCCTCGCGCGCATGGGCGATGAACTCATCCTTTCGATCATTCGAAACGGCGGCGACGAAACCGGCATAGTAACTCATGGCATCCTCCGTGATTGCGAGGGCGAGCCTAGCACGGAAACGGGCCGCCCCCTTGCAGAAACGGCCCGAAGCGATGCAACGGCGCCAGGCGTCAGGCCGACGCCATCCCTTTTTCGCGCGCCAGTTCACGGACGCGCTTCGACAGTTTCTCGAAGGCGCGGACCTCGATCTGCCGGATACGCTCCCGGCTGACGCCGTACTTGCTGGACAGGTCTTCCAACGTCACCGTTTCGTCGCTGAGACGCCGCTGGGTCAGGATGTCCTTCTCGCGGTCGTTGAGGACATCCATCGCCTCGGTCATCAGGCCGATCCGGCTTTCATACTCGTCGCGCTCGGCGTAGTCCTCGGCCTGATCGGCGTCCTCATCCGCCAGCCAGTCCTGCCATTGCGTCGTCGAATCCCCGTCCGAGCCGACCATCACGTTGAGCGAGGCGTCGCCCCCCGACATGCGCCGGTTCATCGAGGTCACCTCGTCCTCGGTCACGCCTAGGTCATTGGCGATGCGCTGCACGTTCTCGGGGCGCAGGTCGCCCTCCTCCAAGGCACCAATGCGGTTCTTGGCTTTGCGAAGGTTGAAGAAGAGCTTCTTCTGCGCGCTGGTCGTGCCCAGCTTCACCATCGACCAGGACCGCAGAACGTATTCCTGGATCGCGGCACGGATCCACCACATCGCATAGGTCGCGAGGCGGAAGCCCCTTTCGGGATCGAACTTCTTGACCGCCTGCATCAGACCCACATTCGCCTCGGAGATGACCTCCGCCTGCGGCAGCCCGTAACCGCGATAGCCCATGGCGATCTTTGCGGCGAGACGCAGATGCGACGTCACCATCTTGTGGGCGGCCTCGGTGTCGCCCTCCTCGGCCCACCGCTTGGCGAGCATATATTCCTCTTCCGGCTCTAACATCGGAAACTTTCGGATTTCCTGCAGATACCGGTTCAGCCCGGCCTCCGGGTTCGGCGCCGGCAGGTTCGCATAGGTCGCTGCCATGTCTATCTCCCTCATGTTAAGGGTCTTAACACCCGTTGGTTTCTGACTTGGGATCAGCCATGCCGGGAATCAAGATGTTGCGGGTCACGTCGCGGTGACCCCAATGGTCGAATGGTGGTCTATACCTTCCGGCACGCGACTGTAAGGGCCGGATCGGCGCCTTGCCTGTGCCTGCTCGCACAGAAAACGACGGGGTCTCGACTTGGTTCCGCCGCGCGATCCTAACGCGCGAGACAGCCCAGCAGGCCTTCCATGTCCGGCGGAAGCGGGGCGGCGAAGCGCATCGGCGAACCGCTGACCGGATGCCGGAAGCCCAGTGTCTCGGCATGCAGCGCCTGACGGCCGAATGCCGCGACCGCGCCGGCGGCAGGATGGGATCGCGGCAACCGGCGATGCCCCCCATAGACGGGATCGCCCACCAACGCGTGGCCGGCATGGGCCAGATGCACCCGGATCTGATGCGTCCGCCCGGTCTCCAGCCAACATTCCAGCAGCGCCGCGTGATCGAAACGCGTCAGGACCCGGGCCCGCGTCACGGCGTGCCGCCCCCCCTCCCAGGTGACGGCCTGGCGCTGGCGGTCGGTGCGGTGGCGGGCCAGACGGGTCATGATCCTGACGATGTCGCCCCCCTCCCACGCGACGCCGCGGATCCCGCGCAGACGCGGATCGCCCGCGTCCGGCACGCCGTGGCAGATTGCCAGGTATCGCCGCTCGACGCTGTGCGCCTCGAACTGGGCGGCCAGGCCATGATGCGCGGCATCCGACTTGGCCACGACCAACAGGCCCGAGGTATCCTTGTCGATGCGGTGCACGATCCCGGGCCGGCGCGTGCCGCCGACGCCGGACAGGGCACCCCCGAAATGATGCAGCAACGCGTTGACCAGCGTGCCGCCCGGGCTGCCGGGTGCTGGATGGACGACCATGCCCGCGGGCTTGTCGATCACGATCAGGTCCGCGTCCTCGTGCACGATGGTCAGCGGAATGTCCTCGGCCGTCGTCTCGGGGTCGGCGGCCACGGGCACGCGCAGGTCGATCCGGTCACCCTCGGCCACGCGGTCGCGCGCGCCGGCGGGCGCGCCGTTCACGCGGACGGCGCCGTCGGCGATCAGTCGCGCCAGGCGCGAGCGGCTCAGATGCGCGTCGACTGGCACGTCGCGGGCGATTGCCTTATCCAGACGCGACGGCGGATCGGCCGCGATCTCGAAGGTGATGCACGTGTCGGACATGGAACCTCGGCTGCCCCCCGACCTGCGCCTGTTGAAAACGCTCGTGACCATTCTGACCGGGGTGATGATCGCCGGGCTGATAGCGGTCGTGGCCTTGCTTGTCACGCGCCTGCCCGGTGCGCGGGTAACGGCGCCCGACGCCCTGGTCCTGCCTCCCGATACTGCCGTCGTCGCCGTGACGCAGACGCCGGCCTACTGGCTAGTCACGACGCGCGACAACCGGGCCCTAATCTTCGCGCCGGACGGCACCTTCCGACGCGAGATCGCATTGGACTGAGGGGTTACAACAGCGGCGCGACCGACGGCCAGAGCGATGCGACCAGCAGCGCCGCCATCGTCCAGTTGAATGCGCGGAGACGACCCGGCGATGTCAGGAAGCGCCGCATCTCGCGGCCCAGCGCCGACCAGCTGAAGATGCAGGGCAGGTTGATCACGCTGAAGACGAGCGCCACCAGGGCCACCGACCAGACCCCGCCTGAGGCGTAGAGCGTGATCGCAGTCAGCGCCATCGTCCAGGCCTTCGGGTTCACCCATTGAAACGCCGCCGCCTGGAGGAAGGTCATTGGCCGACCCGTGGCCGCCGTCCGCTCGGGCGGGGCGGCATTGGCGATCTTCCATGCCAGGAACAGCAGGTAGCCGACCGACAGCACCGCCAGTACCGGCTTGGACCAGGGGACCGATGCGAAGACCTGCGCCAGCCCCATCCCGACCAGCAGGATCATCACGCCGAACCCGATCGACACACCGAGGCCATGG
Proteins encoded in this window:
- a CDS encoding Gfo/Idh/MocA family oxidoreductase, with the protein product MTDAIRWGILGASSFARREMAPALHLARGSRLSALATRAPDKAAAFRDRVPDLAVHRDYAALLDAPEIDAVYIPLPHTMHVEWAIRALEAGKHVLVEKPVAMHADEIAPLIAARDASGRLCAEAYMIVHHPQWHFVRDLLRDGAIGRLRHVEGVFTYDNSADPGNIRNAAATGGGALPDIGVYTYGATRWATGAEPERITHADIDWENGCDTLARVSARFPDFTAHWVNSMRLLPEQFMLFHGEAGLIRLNAPFNAARFGEAQVDWRGRDGVRHSRSWPGVDQYVLQVEAFVDAARNGTPYLWTLEDARGTQQVIDMAYAAAGGRPV
- a CDS encoding DksA/TraR family C4-type zinc finger protein, translating into MAGGWAKDGAVSEQIEASIADELARMRARSGPSGESFTHCAECEEPIPEARRAAVPGVKLCVDCQTGRDDRNTPRAGINRRGSKDSQLK
- a CDS encoding DUF1428 domain-containing protein; the protein is MSYYAGFVAAVSNDRKDEFIAHAREAWEVIFKPMGALAQIETWGDEVPDGEVTSFPMAVKAKPGETVVFSWIEWPDKATHDAANAKMMAPDFAPDMAEMPFDGKRMIYGGFAPVVELRR
- the rpoH gene encoding RNA polymerase sigma factor RpoH yields the protein MAATYANLPAPNPEAGLNRYLQEIRKFPMLEPEEEYMLAKRWAEEGDTEAAHKMVTSHLRLAAKIAMGYRGYGLPQAEVISEANVGLMQAVKKFDPERGFRLATYAMWWIRAAIQEYVLRSWSMVKLGTTSAQKKLFFNLRKAKNRIGALEEGDLRPENVQRIANDLGVTEDEVTSMNRRMSGGDASLNVMVGSDGDSTTQWQDWLADEDADQAEDYAERDEYESRIGLMTEAMDVLNDREKDILTQRRLSDETVTLEDLSSKYGVSRERIRQIEVRAFEKLSKRVRELAREKGMASA
- a CDS encoding RluA family pseudouridine synthase, encoding MSDTCITFEIAADPPSRLDKAIARDVPVDAHLSRSRLARLIADGAVRVNGAPAGARDRVAEGDRIDLRVPVAADPETTAEDIPLTIVHEDADLIVIDKPAGMVVHPAPGSPGGTLVNALLHHFGGALSGVGGTRRPGIVHRIDKDTSGLLVVAKSDAAHHGLAAQFEAHSVERRYLAICHGVPDAGDPRLRGIRGVAWEGGDIVRIMTRLARHRTDRQRQAVTWEGGRHAVTRARVLTRFDHAALLECWLETGRTHQIRVHLAHAGHALVGDPVYGGHRRLPRSHPAAGAVAAFGRQALHAETLGFRHPVSGSPMRFAAPLPPDMEGLLGCLAR
- a CDS encoding DUF6476 family protein — translated: MEPRLPPDLRLLKTLVTILTGVMIAGLIAVVALLVTRLPGARVTAPDALVLPPDTAVVAVTQTPAYWLVTTRDNRALIFAPDGTFRREIALD
- a CDS encoding LysE family translocator; amino-acid sequence: MTPELFFALAGFAFVSSITPGPNNLMLMASGANYGLWRTVPHGLGVSIGFGVMILLVGMGLAQVFASVPWSKPVLAVLSVGYLLFLAWKIANAAPPERTAATGRPMTFLQAAAFQWVNPKAWTMALTAITLYASGGVWSVALVALVFSVINLPCIFSWSALGREMRRFLTSPGRLRAFNWTMAALLVASLWPSVAPLL